A segment of the Candidatus Methylomirabilota bacterium genome:
CGTGCAGTAGCCGCACTGAAGGCCGTACTGCGAGACGAACGCCTCTTGAACAGGATGGAGAGAACCGTTCTGCGCCAATCCCTCGATCGTCAGGACCTCACGGCCATCCGCCTGCACCGCGAAGATCAGGCACGATTTCACCAGAGATCCATCCAGGATGACGGAGCAGGCACCGCATTCGCCGACGACGCAGCCGACGTGAGTCCCGGTCAGTCCGAGGTTCTCGCGGAGGAACTGGAGGAGCAGCAGCCGGGGAGCCACGGCTTCTTCATAGGCCCGCCCGTTGACCCGTACCCGGATGGTCTGTCTCACCGTGCCCCTTGTCGGCCGGACCAGATCGGACAATGGCCGACATCCTACACGGGGCACCCTGCGAGCGATACGCCCACCCACCGCCCGGCTGGACGCCTTGACCCTTCACTCCTGGCGGAGCACCGCCAGCGGCGCCCGGCCGAGGAGACGGAAGGTCGCCAGCAAGCCCACGGTGAGCGCCACTGCCGTGGCGGCGACGACACCCCACGCCAGCGTGCCGGGCGCGAGCGTCCACGGCACATCGAGCACGAATCGAACGACCACCCACGCGAGCGCGGCGGCGAGCAGCGTGCCGCCCAGGCCCGCGGCGGCGCCGAGGCACGCGTATTCGACGGCGAACGCGCGCGCGACAGCGCCGCGCGTGGCGCCGAGAGATTTCAAGATCGCCGTCTCGTACAGCCGCTGGTAGCGGGTGGCGGCCAGCGTCGACACCATCACCGCCACCCCCGCCGCGATGCTGAAGAGCGCGATCAGGCGCACCGCGAAGCCGATCTGCGCGAGCACGGTCGCCACGCGCTCGAGCACCGCCCGCACCGGGATGACGGTGACGTTCGGGAACGCAGCCACCACGTGGTCTTGAACCTCGGCCTCGGCGGACGCCGGCACGCGCGCCGTCGCCACGTACGTCACCGGCGCGCCATCGAGCGCGCCGGGCGAGAGGATCGCGAAGAAGTTCGTCGTGAAGCTCTGCCAGTCCACCCTCCGGAGGCTCATCACCTCCGCCTCGACGGTCACACCTTGCACGTCGAAGGCGAGCGTGCCGCCCACGGAGACGCCCAGGTGTTTCGCCGCTTCCTCCTCCAGCGACACCCGCGGCCGCCGGTCGGCGTCGGCGGCTGTCCACCAGCGTCCCCGCGTGATCGCGCTTCCGGGCGGCGACTCGGCGGCGAAGGTCAGCACGTACTCGCGCGTGAAGTACCAGGCCGTGTCGGGCGCCGCGGCCTTCCTGGCCTCGATCAGCTCCCGGGTGACGGCCGCGCCGTTGATGGCCGCCAGCCGCCCGCGGACGACCGGCGTCAGGGTCGACGCCACGCCGTTGCTAGCGGCGGCGACCACACGACCGAACGGCTCCCGCTGATCGGGCTGCACGTCGACGAAGAAGAACGATGGCGCCTCTCGCTTCTGCTCGAACGCGATCTGGCGGCCGAGGTTCGCTTCGAGGAGCGCAAGGGCGACGAGGAGCATGACGCCGGTGCCGAGCGCGACCACCACCCGCACGGCATGCCCGCCCGGTCGGCGCAGGCCGGCCAGCCCCTGCCGGCAGGCCGGGGAGCCGACCGGCGGCAGGGAGCGCACGAGGAGGACGAGGCCCCGCGAGAGCCCCGTCAGCACCGTGAGGGCGGCGAAGGCCGCCCCGACAAAGATCGCACCGAGCTTGAGCGACCCCGCCTGCCAGAACGCGAGCGCGGCGAGCCCGGTGACGACTGGCAGCGTCGCCCTCCACGGCCGCGGCGCGCGCCAGGCCGCCGCTTCCACGTCCCGCCGGAGGATGAGCGAAGGCGGCACGGCCCTGACGGCCAGCAGCGGCCAGAGGGTGCACAGGAACGCCGTCAACGTTCCCATCAGGAGGCCGCGCCCGACTGTCCACCCATCCCAGGCGGGCTCGACGGTGAAGGGCGCGAACGGCTGGAGCGCCCGGGCGAGGGCCGGCTGCATCAGGAGGCCGAGCGCTGCGCCGGCGAGGCTACCGAGCACGCCGAGCGCCAGCACCTGGAGGACGTAGGCGGCCAGCACCGCCCGCGACTCGGCGCCCAGGCACTTGAGGACGGCGACTGTCGCGAGCTCCCGCCGGACGAACATCGCGACGGACGACGCGACGCCGATGCCGCCGACCAGGAGGCTGGCCAGCCCGACCAGCCCCAGGTAGGTGGCGAGCTGGGAAAAGAAGCGGCGGAGACCGGGTTGGGCGTCGTCGAACGCTGTCACGCGCACCGATGGGTCGTCGATCGCGCGCTTCAGCGCTTCCGGCGCCGCGCGCGGCGGTCCGCTCTCCGGAAGGCGCACGAGCGTCCGGTAGCGGACGCGGCTGCCGTACCCGACGAGACCGGTGGACTCGAGTGCTCCGGCGTCGATCATCACGCGCGGACCGAGCGTCACGAAGCTCGACCCGCGGTCGGGCTCCCGCTCGATCACGCCCGCGATCGTGAAGCGCGCCGTCCCCAGCAGAAGCGGATCGCCGACGGCCAGGCCGAGCCTCTCCAGGAGTGACCTTTCGACGAGCGCCGTCGGCCCGCCGCCGAGGAGCTCCCCCAGTGGCCGGCCGGGCACGACCGCGACGCGCCCGTACAGCGGGTAGGCGGCGTCCACGGCCTTGAGCTCGACCAGCAGAGTCGTGCCGCGGGTGGGGTTCCTCGCCATCGCCGCGAGCTCGCGCACGGCCGCGGTCCGGGCGCCCGCCGCGCGCAGGCGGTCGAGCGCTTCTCGCGCCTGGACGTCGAGCGGACGGGCCGAGCGGAGCTCGAGGTCGCCGCCGGTGAGCGCCTTGGCCTCGCGCGCCAGGCCGCGGTCGAGGCTGGCGGCGAAGGTACCGACCGACACGAGGGCGGCCACCCCCAGCGCAATGCAGGCCAAGAACAAGACGAAATGACGCCAGGCACCCCGCGTCTGGCGCCAGGCCATCCGCACCGGGAACGCCGGAGTCACGGCTGTCCGTTCACGACCCGGCCGTCGCGAAGCTTGACGATCCGCCCGGCATGGCGTGCCAGCGCCTCGTCGTGGGTCACGAAGACGAGCGTGGAGCCGCGCTGGCGGTTCAGCGCCAGGAGCCGCTCGATGATCTGGGCCCCGGTCGCGGAGTCCAGGTTTCCGGTCGGCTCGTCCGCCAGGAGAAGCTTCGGGCGGAGCGCGACGGCGCGGGCCAGCGCGGCGCGCTGCTGCTCGCCGCCCGAGAGCTGGACCGGGTAGTGGTGCGCTCGGCTGGCCAGCCCGACTTCGTCGAGGAGCTCGAGGGCTCGGGCGGGCGCGTCCGCGACGCCCGCGATCTCCAGCGGCACCGCCACATTCTCCGCCGCGGTGAGCGTCGGGATCAAATGGAACGACTGGAACACGTAGCCCAGCGTCTGCCGCCGGAAGCGGGCCAGGTCGTCCTCGCCGAGCCGCGTCAGCTCGACTCCCGCGACCATGATCGAGCCCGCGGTCGGACGATCGAGTCCGGCCAGGAGGCCCAGGAGGGTCGACTTCCCGCTGCCCGACGGGCCGGTGATCGCGCAGACCTCGCCCGCCTGCACGTCGAGCGCGATCCCGTCGAGAATCGTGAGCCGCTGTCCCCCGCTCGGGAGTTGCATCACGAGGTCGCGGACCTGAATCATCAAGTGACTCATAATACACTGCGCGTGTGACTGGCCTGCTCACCGCCGCGCTCCTGGTGGCCGCGCTGGGCGTCACGCCGCGCGCCCTGGCCGAGGGCGCCCCGGTGATCGCCGTGCTCGGCGACAGTCTCACCGCTGGACTGGGCGTGACGGCTGCCGAGGCGTTTCCCGCGCGTCTGGAGGCGCGGCTCCGCCGTGAGGGCTACGACTACCGCGTGGTCAATGCCGGCGTCAGCGGCGACACCAGCGCGGGCGGGCTCCGGCGCGTGGACTGGGTGCTGCGGGCCGAGCCGGAGATCGTCATCGTGGCGCTCGGCGCCAACGACGGCTTGCGTGGGCAGAGCCCGGCCGCGATGCGCGACAACCTCGAGGCCATCGTCGCGCGCCTCACCGCCTCCGGCGCGCGCGTTCTGCTGGCAGGGATGCGGATGCCGCCCAACTACGGGCCCCAATACACGCGGGAGTTCGCGGCGACCTTCCCGGCGGTCGCACGGCGCACCCGCGTGGCTCTGATGCCCTTCCTCCTCGAGGACGTCGCCGCCGACGCCCGCCTCCTCCAGCCCGACGGACTCCACCCGAATGCGGCGGGACACCAGATCATCGCCGACCGGCTCTGGCCCTACCTCCGGCCGCTCTTGCGGAAGTCGCGCTGAGCCCCGCCGCTCGGTGGAAGTACGTAGTCGAGGACCTCGTCGAGGAACATCACATCGCCGTACTTGGCGTTCATGTCGAAGAGGTTCACCTTGTGGCTGAGCAGGTGACGATCGAAGACGCACTCCTCGACCACGGCGACGGCGTACCCGCGCATGTACCCTTCGAGCACCGTCGCCCGGACGCAGCCGCTCGTCGAGTTGCCACAGACGATCAGGGTGTCCACCCCCCTCTGGACGAGGTGGGCTTCGAGCGGGGTGCCGTAGAAGGCGCTGGCGCGGGTCTTGCGGATCACCAGCTCGCCCGGTTCGGGCGCGAGCTGCGGGAAAAACGCATGGCCCCAGGCGGGATCGGCCCCGTAGCGCGTGCGCTTCGTCGATCGCAACGAGCTGACCGCCGTCCCACTGGAGTCATCGCGGGTCGTGTGGACGACGGGAATGCCGACCTCGCGGGCCGCCGCCATCAGCCGCCGGGTCGGCTCGATCGCCGCCCAGGCCGCCTCGCCGCAGCTGCTGGGAAAGCGGTCAATCGCCTCGAGGACCGGCTGGGGCCGGTCGCCGAAGACGGCGTTGTAGTTGTCCACGCACAGCAGGACGGGGCGCTCCCGTAGTCCCATCCGCACGCCGTAGTTCGCGTAGATCCGGCGAATGTCGTCGTCGATCAGGTCTTCCCATGCGTGCCGGCGTGTCTCCGCCATCGAGGCCTGACCCCCTACCTCCCGCGTGCCTGCACCATCGCGAAGATGTCGGCGCGAGTCACCGGCACTCGGGTGACCCGGGCGCCGAAGGGCGCCAGCGCGTCCTCCACCGCCTGGGCGATCACCGGGTGCACCGGCATGATTCCGCCCTCACCGGCGCCCTTGGCGCCGAGGGGATTGAGCGGCGTCGGCGACTCCAGATGGTGGATCTCGAACGTGAGCGGCGCGTCGGCCGCCGTGGCCAGGGTGTAGTCCATCAGCGTGGAGGTCAGGCGCTGGCCGTCGCCGTCGTAGGCGAGCTGATCGTTGAGCGCGTCGGGCAGCCCCTGGACCACGCCGCCGTGGATCTGGCCATCGACGAGGCCAGGATTGAGCACGCGGCCGCAGTCGTGGGCGACGACCCAGCGGAGGATCCGGAGCGCGCCGGTCGTGGAGTCGACCTCGATCACCGCGGTGTGCGTGCCGTTGGCGTAGGTGGACTGCGAGACCTGGAACACCTGCATGTCCTCGAGGCCCGGGGCCTCGCCGGGTACACGTCCGTCGTGCGCGGCCGCCGCCACCTCGGCCCAGCCGATCGCCCGGCTCGGGAAGCCCCTCACCGAGAAGCGCCCGGCGGCGCCCACGACGTCTTCGGGCCCGGCCTCGAGGAGATGCGCCGCGATCCGCCGCGCCTTGTCGCGCACCACGCGCGAGGCGAGCAGCGCGGCGCTGCCCGCGAGGGCCGTGGTGCGGCTGCCGAAGGTGCCGCCCCCGGTCGGGATCAGGCTCGTGTCACCGGTGAGGACGTCGATCGTCTCAGGATCGACGCCGAGCCGCTCGCCGACCACCTGCGAGAGCATCGTCACGTGGCCCTGGCCCTGCGGCGAGGCGCCGGTGACGACGGTGACGCGGCCGTCCGGCCCCACGCGCACCGCCACGCTCTCGAGCGGCGCCGTCGCCGTCGCCTCGATGTAGTTGACGACCCCGACGCCGAGCCAGCGGCCCTCCTGCCGGAGCCGCTGCTGCTCGCGCCGCACGGCGGGGAGATCGAGCGCCGCCAGGGCCGCGTCCATGCAGCGGGGGAAGTCGCCGCTGTCGTAGACGACGGGGCCGCGCCCCGCCGTCGTGAGCCCGGTGTCATATGGATGGGCGTCGGGCGGGACCAGGTTGCGCCGCCGAACCTCGACGGGGTCCATCCCGAGCTCGCGGGCCAGGGCATCGACGGCGCGCTCGGCGACGAAGGCGCCCTGCGGCCGGCCGGCGCCCCGGTACGCCCCGACCGGCGTCGTGTGGGTGAGCACGCCCCGGAGCGTGAGGTCCACGTGCGGCACGCGGTAGGTCCCGAGCGAGTGGATCATGGTGTTCTGCGGCAGGTTGAGCCCCGAGACCGTGTAGGCTCCGAGCTCGTGCAGGAACCGGTCGCGGAGCGCGAGCAGCCGGCCCTCGCGCGTCGCGGCGATCTCGAGCTCGTGCACCTGCTCGCGCTCCACCCAGGAGCCCACCAGATGCTCGCGGCGGTCCTCCACCCACTTCACCGTCCGGCCGAGGAGCCGCGCCAGCGCCGGCACCAGGATGTCCTCGGGGTAGAACTGCCCCTTGGTGCCGAAGCCGCCGCCGACGTCCGCCGGCGCGATCACGCGGAGCTGCTCCTCGGGCAGGCCGAGCTGGCGGGCGATGAAGCGGCGATGCCGGTGGACCATCTGAATGGCCGCCCACACGGTGAGCCGGCCGTCCTCCCACCGCGCGACGAGCCCCCGCGTCTCCAGCGGCTGGGCGCCGCCGCGGGCGAGCCGGAGCTTTGTTCGCACCACCACCGGGGCGTCGCGGAAGGCCGCGTCGGGGTCGCCGACCTGCTGGCGCCACTCGGCGGCGACGTTCGTGCCGAGGGCCTCGTGCACCAGCGGGGCGCCGGGGGCCGCCGCGGCCTCGACGTCGGCGAC
Coding sequences within it:
- a CDS encoding xanthine dehydrogenase family protein molybdopterin-binding subunit, with amino-acid sequence MAEHAGQVVRRREDPRLLTGAGQFIDDVRFPDCVHVAIVRSPHAHARILAIDTGAAAKASGVVVVVTGPDLGGANAPIPVFNEHPGLPRPCGIAPLATERVRFVGEPVAAVAATDRYLAADALELVAVEYEPLPAVADVEAAAAPGAPLVHEALGTNVAAEWRQQVGDPDAAFRDAPVVVRTKLRLARGGAQPLETRGLVARWEDGRLTVWAAIQMVHRHRRFIARQLGLPEEQLRVIAPADVGGGFGTKGQFYPEDILVPALARLLGRTVKWVEDRREHLVGSWVEREQVHELEIAATREGRLLALRDRFLHELGAYTVSGLNLPQNTMIHSLGTYRVPHVDLTLRGVLTHTTPVGAYRGAGRPQGAFVAERAVDALARELGMDPVEVRRRNLVPPDAHPYDTGLTTAGRGPVVYDSGDFPRCMDAALAALDLPAVRREQQRLRQEGRWLGVGVVNYIEATATAPLESVAVRVGPDGRVTVVTGASPQGQGHVTMLSQVVGERLGVDPETIDVLTGDTSLIPTGGGTFGSRTTALAGSAALLASRVVRDKARRIAAHLLEAGPEDVVGAAGRFSVRGFPSRAIGWAEVAAAAHDGRVPGEAPGLEDMQVFQVSQSTYANGTHTAVIEVDSTTGALRILRWVVAHDCGRVLNPGLVDGQIHGGVVQGLPDALNDQLAYDGDGQRLTSTLMDYTLATAADAPLTFEIHHLESPTPLNPLGAKGAGEGGIMPVHPVIAQAVEDALAPFGARVTRVPVTRADIFAMVQARGR
- a CDS encoding ABC transporter ATP-binding protein, which produces MIQVRDLVMQLPSGGQRLTILDGIALDVQAGEVCAITGPSGSGKSTLLGLLAGLDRPTAGSIMVAGVELTRLGEDDLARFRRQTLGYVFQSFHLIPTLTAAENVAVPLEIAGVADAPARALELLDEVGLASRAHHYPVQLSGGEQQRAALARAVALRPKLLLADEPTGNLDSATGAQIIERLLALNRQRGSTLVFVTHDEALARHAGRIVKLRDGRVVNGQP
- a CDS encoding 2Fe-2S iron-sulfur cluster-binding protein — its product is MRQTIRVRVNGRAYEEAVAPRLLLLQFLRENLGLTGTHVGCVVGECGACSVILDGSLVKSCLIFAVQADGREVLTIEGLAQNGSLHPVQEAFVSQYGLQCGYCT
- a CDS encoding arylesterase — translated: MTGLLTAALLVAALGVTPRALAEGAPVIAVLGDSLTAGLGVTAAEAFPARLEARLRREGYDYRVVNAGVSGDTSAGGLRRVDWVLRAEPEIVIVALGANDGLRGQSPAAMRDNLEAIVARLTASGARVLLAGMRMPPNYGPQYTREFAATFPAVARRTRVALMPFLLEDVAADARLLQPDGLHPNAAGHQIIADRLWPYLRPLLRKSR
- a CDS encoding FtsX-like permease family protein translates to MTPAFPVRMAWRQTRGAWRHFVLFLACIALGVAALVSVGTFAASLDRGLAREAKALTGGDLELRSARPLDVQAREALDRLRAAGARTAAVRELAAMARNPTRGTTLLVELKAVDAAYPLYGRVAVVPGRPLGELLGGGPTALVERSLLERLGLAVGDPLLLGTARFTIAGVIEREPDRGSSFVTLGPRVMIDAGALESTGLVGYGSRVRYRTLVRLPESGPPRAAPEALKRAIDDPSVRVTAFDDAQPGLRRFFSQLATYLGLVGLASLLVGGIGVASSVAMFVRRELATVAVLKCLGAESRAVLAAYVLQVLALGVLGSLAGAALGLLMQPALARALQPFAPFTVEPAWDGWTVGRGLLMGTLTAFLCTLWPLLAVRAVPPSLILRRDVEAAAWRAPRPWRATLPVVTGLAALAFWQAGSLKLGAIFVGAAFAALTVLTGLSRGLVLLVRSLPPVGSPACRQGLAGLRRPGGHAVRVVVALGTGVMLLVALALLEANLGRQIAFEQKREAPSFFFVDVQPDQREPFGRVVAAASNGVASTLTPVVRGRLAAINGAAVTRELIEARKAAAPDTAWYFTREYVLTFAAESPPGSAITRGRWWTAADADRRPRVSLEEEAAKHLGVSVGGTLAFDVQGVTVEAEVMSLRRVDWQSFTTNFFAILSPGALDGAPVTYVATARVPASAEAEVQDHVVAAFPNVTVIPVRAVLERVATVLAQIGFAVRLIALFSIAAGVAVMVSTLAATRYQRLYETAILKSLGATRGAVARAFAVEYACLGAAAGLGGTLLAAALAWVVVRFVLDVPWTLAPGTLAWGVVAATAVALTVGLLATFRLLGRAPLAVLRQE
- a CDS encoding isochorismatase family protein; this encodes MAETRRHAWEDLIDDDIRRIYANYGVRMGLRERPVLLCVDNYNAVFGDRPQPVLEAIDRFPSSCGEAAWAAIEPTRRLMAAAREVGIPVVHTTRDDSSGTAVSSLRSTKRTRYGADPAWGHAFFPQLAPEPGELVIRKTRASAFYGTPLEAHLVQRGVDTLIVCGNSTSGCVRATVLEGYMRGYAVAVVEECVFDRHLLSHKVNLFDMNAKYGDVMFLDEVLDYVLPPSGGAQRDFRKSGRR